In Balaenoptera musculus isolate JJ_BM4_2016_0621 chromosome 16, mBalMus1.pri.v3, whole genome shotgun sequence, the DNA window GTTCTAGAGCCACATGTGATgccaaggaaagaagagaagcttGACTGATGTGGGTGGGCGACCCAGAGGGGTGCCAGAGAGGTGGTGCTGGGAAGGCCTGGGCCCCCTTTAGTTCGTGCACGATTTGGGGGTTATGTGCTGACGAGGAACACTGAGGGCCTCTCCCCAGGTGAGATGTGGTCATTAGTCAGTTGATCAGAAGTGGTTAAGAGGCTGGGCTGGAGGAAGCCAACGTGAGGGTCCCACTCACCCGGTCCCACAGCCCCCTGATGGCTTCCCCAAGAAAGGCCATCCTGTTGGCCGGCACAGTGGACAGTACAGTGGAGTGTAGAGTGGCCAGGCAGGCTGGCTGTGTGTCGACGTGTGGTGGTCACGCTCAAGCCAGTGTATCTGTGTAAAACTAAGAGCATCAGAATGTACACAGCGTGGGCAGTGTGGACACTGCAGTGCAGGTCATAATATAAATCTGAAAAATGCACCCTGCCCCCACAAACCCATCTCATAATGGCCAAGCGCTCGGCTCCGCCTGGTCTGGAAGCTGCGAGCTGTGAGGGTACCTTCTCCATTTCCATCAGCATGGTGTCGGTGAAGTCTCGGGGGCAGCTGGGCTCCAGCGACTTCTGGCGGTCCTTCACTCCTTCTAGAGCATACTCTTTTATTTCAGACACATTTTTGATTAGTTTTCTATGGCTTCCAGGCAGGTAACGTATGTAGCCTGGGAAATTATTATAAAGCtagagagagagtgagggagggagagaattttcttactatatatatattttttttctgggtgCAATAGCATTTGGCGTACTAGGCTGACAACCTTCTCCAAACCTGAATTTATGGCTGTCACTATTgtattatttagaatattttggCTGAAAGTATCTTTCTGGGCACCACTCTACGAGGTCGTGTGAGTTCTGTGGTGGGAATGTGAGCACATAGGCAGAGGTACCGTGTGTCTGGTGAGGACTGATTTTAAAGAGTGAAGTGGTAAGTGTCCTGAGGTTAGCAAGGGGGAATGGCAGGCCCCATGGAAGCGTCCAGAAGGAGCGTTCAGGTTCTCTAGTCTTGTGTGCCTGTCTGTCCACACACACAGTGCCCCTTCTTATCCTTTTCCTGCTGCAAACCCTCGATTGGAGCCGGGTGCAgaccaggcaggagggaggagagcgCTTCACCTGGATCCAGGGGCTACTGAGCAGGTAGAAGTTCTCGTTGAACAAACTCAGCATCCTCAGAGCCGTCTTGTCATTGTAGTCGGCGCGCTTGTGGAAGAGGATGTCGGAGATGACGTTGTAGGGCGCGAAGCCGATGACAAAGGTGGGGTCGAAGGGCTGGCCTGGAAAACAGGGGAGCCATCAGGGTGCTTCGCTCGTGGGTGTGGCAGGAGGGCCGTTTCCAGTGCTTGCGAAGAGACACCCTAGGACTGTGAGAATTCTCGGGAGGTGGTGACTGTGTGAACTCCTCGGGTTTTCTTTACTTGTCAGTTATTCAGGACACACCAGCTCCACCCTCAATGACCACGCCCGCTCCCTGGGTTAGAGGGGAAACCGGCTTGTGAAGTGGTGTCTGTGGGCTAACATGGGGAGCTGCCTCGGTCGTCAGGGGCCATGGGGCCCAGGCCAGGCTGTACGCACCATGGGTCTTCCGGAGCGCCCCCAGCAGGAGCTGGGCCTCGCTCTGGATCCGCTGCTCATTGCCCTGTTTCCCCATCCCGAAGTCACGGAGGGTGGTCAGGGAGAACCGCCGGGTGTCCTGCCAGGTCGGTCCATTATTGAAAATAATCCCtaaggaagagggaacagcaggcTGTCACTGCAAACTCTCCTCTCAGGAGAAAGGGGCAGGAGTGACGGGCGCCCCGTGCACTGCTCTGCgtgggaggggctgaggggccGCCCTGGCCAGCGCGGTGACAGATGCTTGGGTTTGGAGAGAAGCCGCTGCGGTCGGCTGGCTTCCTCCGTTGCCCCTGTAAGCTCTGCAACCACCAGCCTCCTTGCTTTCCCCATTCTGCCTTGTGTCCTCCCCACAGGAGGGAAACCACACCTGACCACTGAGAAAAACCTCTGCCTCTTTCCTGTTTACGGACTAATTTCCTTGAAGCCATTCTGTTTCCAATGATTTTTTACCCTCACACTATAGACACCTCAGCTCGCACTCCGTGGCTTCACAGCAAGTCCTTACTAAAATCTGAGGTCACAGGGCCCCCAGACCACGGAGACCTCCAGATCCAGGAAGATCTTGATCTGGTTCCCTCCTGCATGTGGAGGCCTGAGGAAAGCCATGGCCCCGGACATTCCAGAAGGAAGTCTGGCCGGACCTGAGAGGTATAACGGAGGAGGGCTTCATTCTACCCCAAAAGGACACCTGGACGGCCTGCAGGGGAAGCacaaggcaggggtgggaggagagggatgTGACCCAAGGAGGCTGCCACGGAGTCAAGCCCGGGGATGGACAGCATGACCACTGATGGGTGTGTGGGCACCGAGGAGACCCATTTACAGGTGCCGTTCACCAGGTTAAAAGCACAGGTGACACTGAGTTCAGGGTCCTGTGTTCAGGGGTCCTGGTGCCGATTCCTGTGGGACATTGCATAACAGGCCAAGTGGCTGCTGGGTACGTGGCACAGCAGCCCAAGAGGGAACCGAGGGGAGGGGTGCTCCAAGCTCGCGGGTGACTATGCCATGAGCCCGGCCAGGCCTCGGGCAGCTCCAGCCTTCCAAGTCACTGACCCAGGGCGGACAAGCAAGGGGTGGCAGGGACCAGGGAGTGTGTGCTGAGGAGGCCGGAGGACAGAGCAGAGGCTGTGCCCCTAGCCCTGACGACCAGAGAAGccagagggaaggcaggaggagagatGCTGGGGGACCACCCTGAACGGCATGTGAGGAGGAGCAGAGGTGgttgaggagggaggggcagagaagcaggtaattttaaaatgttctggcAAGAACTGtgtagaaagaaaagatggaagatacagaaaatgtgacaagagacagagagagagagagatacagagatagaaagacagagacagagatggagagcgAAAGAGACAGAGTCAGAAGGAgatagacagagacagagacggagagacacagagatggagagaggaagagagagaacccaGAGGCACGCCATCGTTTGGGATCCAGACAGGCTGAAATGGAGGCAACAAATCTCCTCTCCCAGAGTTTTGTGAAGATTGACTGAAAGGATGGGTGCGGCCCCCTCGGCACCTTAATACGCAGCCGCTGCTCCACACTATGGTAATCACCAACGTTCACATCATTATTCCTGGGGACCAAATGCAGCCCTGGTCCAGAGCCTGGCTGAGGTCCAGGGTCAGCCCTGGGCCGTGTGGGCCATATAAAAACAGCACTTCGCAGCCCTCAGGCAGGAGGCAGGCAAGCCCCTTGCGTCCCACCTGCGGGATGTGGGTGCTGGCCCCTGCCTGACTGCTCTCAGGGGCCCATGACTTGGACCAGGGCTGGCAGATCAAGGGTCCCCAGAGTCAGGATGGAGCTCCTTGACCCCAGAACTCCTGCTCTCCTGGGGCTCTCCTCCAGTAAGTCTCCTCTTGTGTTAATGACAAAGATTAGGGTGGTTAATTTTGCTTTGAGCCGCCCCCAAGAACAAACCCACCCACAATATCTAAGAGGGACAATCAAATGCCATTGGTTGTGGCAGGATATAACCTCGGAAATGTAGACTGGAAAAATAAGGCAAGAAGGTCGTATACAACTGTAAGCACATCAATTTGAAAATTctacataaaatgaataaaagttttcTAGAGGCTCATCACCAAAGTTGACTCAGGAAGGGCTAGAGGCTTCCAAGTTTTGCTGGGTTGGTGGGACACTGTTTCCTTCTCATCTGCTTTGGATCTCAAACACCAGTGAGCAAATGATAAAGGACAAGCAGTTGAAGTTGGAGGACagcaggtggggcagggagctttcagagctgagaggtgggggaggggcgccccCGCCCAGGCTCCAGGACCTCCCCGGAGACGCGGAAGATGGACTCTGAAGTCAGGAGTCTGGAAAACACTCAGATAAAGACCAGTtagaccccaccccacccccgccccgcccaggcCTCCTACGCCTGCAGGAGGGGAACTCGGGGCTCTGGAGACACCGgaggggggaagggcagaggaaagaggtgaggctggggagatggCGTCACCGGGAAGTCTCAACACCCCCTTCCTGGTCTAAGAACAGCCCCAGGTGGGACATCGGGAGGCCCCCTTGATGGAGAAGCAGGGTGCCCATCGTAGGTGAGGGGCCCTTGGTGGATGGAGCCCCAACACCCACGAGTAGTTGAAGCTGTGAGTGGAAAGAGCTCCCAGGGGAGACTGAGGGCCCAGGGAGGCGGGAAGGTCTGCGGGGGGAGGCCCGGCCCGGCCGTCAGAAGCAGCTCCCTCTGTCCTATTTCTCTATGAACACATCTGTCCTGCTGGTCGGAGGGTGGGTGCTCCTTGTCTTGTCCTCTCTGTGTCCATCAAGAGGCGCGGAGCAATGACTGAGTGAGTGAATGCACCAACCTTCACCTGAGTTGTCTGCGGATCGCTTCACCTTTCTGCCTTTAGCATGTTGTTACTGTTATTTCAGTAGCTCCCCCCAACATCTTCCCCTGCCCCACACGCACCCCTCCCCAAGTAGGACGCACCTTTGTCCTGGTGCACCTGGAACGCGGGGGTTTCTCCTCTGCCAGAAAACTCATTCCTGTAGTCGAGCAGGACCTCCTTCACGGCCTTGTAGCCGTGCAGGACCACGAAGCGCCGTGAGCCCAGGTACAGGGTGAACACCGGGCCGAAACGCTCTGCCAGCTGCGGAGACCACCAGGCCGGGGAGTGAGCCACCGCGGACTTGGAGAGGATATCTCGCTTTAAAGTGCCCCCCAAGGTCGCTGTTGTTACCAGGAGAACCCAGAGTGATCTGGGGAAGACCTCCCCAGAGGCTTCTTCTGCCGGGAGCGCATCCAGCGCACCTGCGTGTGCCTAGCTGCCCTCCCTCCGGTGAACAAGTAACTGGGAGGGCCGATTCCTCTTGTTCCCCCTGAGGCCCCTTTGCCCATATCCGCCCCACCACCACCCCGTCTGCTGTCCCCAGTCAAGGTCCCGGACCCCAGGACGCTGCTGGAGGCCCCGGAGCCATACCGTTCAGAGGCCCACGAGCACGTCTTCCTCTGCCGGAAACTCGTCAACGCCTTTCAGAGCGGCTCTGTGCCCTGTGGCGTTCttttactaactcatttaataGATTCATTAACGCATTTCGTTTTTAGATTTGTTAGCTCATTCACTGTTCACAACAATCGTAGTGAgaggtggcggggtgggggggggtggtcaaACACTTCACTTTTCCCCCTGTTCTTTGGCGTCTAAGGAGAGCTGCAGGTTCACACACAGCTAGTGTGCGTCTGGTCTCAATGCGTGTCCCTCCTTGCATCCCAGGGGCAAACAGCAGCAGCCCCGACCACACTGCCCTGGCCAAGCCACCCAACGACAGCATGACAGTCAACACTTTGCTCAAGCAAGGGCCTTCGGGGCCAGCCATGGCCAAGGCCCACTGAGCTCCATGCCCAAGCTGTAACACTAgccaaatattttgaatatcactcTTGGGTGCTACTGGTAATTCAGCTAACTCATAACAAGCTGGTATTGAATTACAATTTGTCTGAGAGTGAATTGAATGCACACATATTACATCTAATTCCTGAATGCTCCTCCCTCAAATCAACAATATTTCTCTTACCCTGGTGAAGGATTTGGGAATATTCTTAATTTCCAACTGGAAAATGTTCCCAACGAAGGGCAGTGGGAAAGGGCCAGGGGGCAGTCGCCTGTTGCTGTAGATGTGTGTCCAGATGGAGATGAGCAGCAAGGTGGCCGTCCACACCAGCAGGGCGACCATGATGCCCAGGGCGGCCATGGTGCCTCCGGGAATCTGCCGCCTCGTGCGGACACTCCTGGGGAGAGGCAAAGCTTTTATAATGCATCCTTGAGAAGGAGGGTGACCAGCCAACCAATGccaccttccttttcctctggcCCAAGATATTAGTTTATTATTAGCTGCTGTTGGCCATCATTTCAAAGCCTGATCCCTTCAGTGTTTGCCGCTTAGAACTCCATCCAGGCACCCACCTGGCCACGCCTGGGCTCTGCCAACACTGGCTACTGACACCTGCACCAATGTCAGTAAACTCGGCATCCAGGGGAGCTCCACCCACCCACACGTCAGAACATGGGGTGATGGCCTGTCCTCCCTTTGACACTGGTTGGACAAGAAGGAGTACGGTCCTGTTTACATGGGTTTGTTTGGGGTAGGATTTACGTAAGGCAACATCAATTATGTGCCAACAGTCTCCATGGCAGAGTGCCTGATCTCCTGGTGCAGGCCTCACCTCTGAGCAGGAGGTTTGTCTGAGCAGCCCCAGTGGCACTGAATCACCAGCAGCCAAATTCATAGGCCAGAGAAGGAAAATTCAGCATCTGACATTTATTCCACTTTGTCAAATCAACTGGCAAAttcagtagaagaaaaaaaaagaaagaaaaagaaaagagttgaCCAATTTTGAAAAACTTAACTACGTTTTTAATGTACAAAATTAGGGGATAATCACTGTTTAGAATcatttcttcaaattaaaaaaaaatacgttaggatttttattgtgtttgtttaAATCAATGAACTATTTTGGTagactttatgttttaaaatgtcttatctTTGTGCACAAAAATCAccttctgtatatttatttatgtaaaaccGA includes these proteins:
- the LOC118882825 gene encoding cytochrome P450 2E1 isoform X2, which produces MAALGIMVALLVWTATLLLISIWTHIYSNRRLPPGPFPLPFVGNIFQLEIKNIPKSFTRLAERFGPVFTLYLGSRRFVVLHGYKAVKEVLLDYRNEFSGRGETPAFQVHQDKGIIFNNGPTWQDTRRFSLTTLRDFGMGKQGNEQRIQSEAQLLLGALRKTHGQPFDPTFVIGFAPYNVISDILFHKRADYNDKTALRMLSLFNENFYLLSSPWIQLYNNFPGYIRYLPGSHRKLIKNVSEIKEYALEGVKDRQKSLEPSCPRDFTDTMLMEMEKEKHSTDPVYTLDNIAVTVADLLFAGTETTNTTLRYGLLILMKHPEVEEKLHEEIDRVIGPSRIPAVKDRLDMPYLDAVVHEIQRFIDIIPSNLSHKATRDTVFRGYVIPKGTVIIPTLDSLLYDSQEFPEPEKFKPEHFLNENGKFKYSDHFKPFSAGKRVCVGEGLARMELFLFLASILQHFNLKSLVDPKDIDLSPIAIGFAKVPPHYKLCVIPRSQV
- the LOC118882825 gene encoding cytochrome P450 2E1 isoform X1, producing MAALGIMVALLVWTATLLLISIWTHIYSNRRLPPGPFPLPFVGNIFQLEIKNIPKSFTRLAERFGPVFTLYLGSRRFVVLHGYKAVKEVLLDYRNEFSGRGETPAFQVHQDKGIIFNNGPTWQDTRRFSLTTLRDFGMGKQGNEQRIQSEAQLLLGALRKTHGQPFDPTFVIGFAPYNVISDILFHKRADYNDKTALRMLSLFNENFYLLSSPWIQLYNNFPGYIRYLPGSHRKLIKNVSEIKEYALEGVKDRQKSLEPSCPRDFTDTMLMEMEKEKHSTDPVYTLDNIAVTVADLLFAGTETTNTTLRYGLLILMKHPEVEEKLHEEIDRVIGPSRIPAVKDRLDMPYLDAVVHEIQRFIDIIPSNLSHKATRDTVFRGYVIPKVNNFPGWEHTILSNVKFNCWLPGESLCCVNLTDQGSLCSFQGTVIIPTLDSLLYDSQEFPEPEKFKPEHFLNENGKFKYSDHFKPFSAGKRVCVGEGLARMELFLFLASILQHFNLKSLVDPKDIDLSPIAIGFAKVPPHYKLCVIPRSQV